In Brachypodium distachyon strain Bd21 chromosome 5, Brachypodium_distachyon_v3.0, whole genome shotgun sequence, the genomic window GATCAAAGTTTAAACCGCGACGATGTGCGCAAAACGCACTATTTCATTACAGCCGGCATGAAGGCTCCGCGGGCCAAGGGCTTCTCCTTGGGGCGATGCCTGGAGCGCGTCTAAGATCTTGAGGCGGGAGCAGTCGTCTAGGAGCATCTCACTGTGGTCCCCGCATTTACGTCCTCAGATTTGAACTATAGATTCAATACGATGTGGTACCGTATACTGACCGATCAGTCCCGCATGTCAGACTACGGGCTGAGTTGTTTGTCGCTGCCTTCTTTTTGCCGAAATCCCCTGCAGCCTCCACCATGTTCTGTTGGTTTTCTTGTGCTCGCCGCAGACTCCTTGCTTCATCTGCGGCGGCAAGGCGACCATGACGTACGCAGCTCGATGACGCCGCAGAAGAGGCTGTCATGACGATCGCCATCTAACTTTGCTGAACCAAACAGGGAACCGGCCAAAGAATGATGGACTATAGCCTGTGCTGCAGCGATGGGGCGGAAACTACACGGAATGTGCAAGTGTCAGGAAAACGAATTCTGTGGACGGAAAATTACTCCGTAACGTACTCCTCCCTCGGTCCCTCCGTTGCTACCATAGTTAGGGGTTCCCGTCTGATTCATTGAAAAGCACCATACGTAAAATACAGGGAGAGATGGCACCTCAAATGGTTTTAATAGCCAAGTGGAATTGAATTGTAGTACATCCTTGTATTGCTAGCTGCACCATACATGCATGCTGCGATGAACTCCTGGACCTTGTCAAATCCTGGGTTCTTTTCCGGTTCATATCAGATGTCCATTCCAGTCAGTCATTTCATTTGAGCTTGTCCGATGTGTGTTTTCATGCAAGTGTTTGATGTAGTAGGCTAGtagaacttgattttttttttgagaaccgTCTGGCTTTATCGATTCATAGAAGAAAGTATAATAGAACGAAACAAGCTAAACGAACATAAGGAACGAAAATCTACCGTAGAACTAAAAGCTCCATCACGGTCTTCCGAAATCAACATCTCTAGATCCATCTTCCGCATCTTGACGTTTTTCCATGTAATCGGTAATGGAATTGCAGAACACCACGCTTGCACAAGCTGGACTAACCTTATAGGTTTTAAAAAGCCTCTTGAGTCGCCCACCTCAAACAATGAGAACCTAAAATCGTTGAACGCACCATGACCGGAGACACACCCTTTACAAGGCAAGCTGTGAAACTGCTTCTCCGTTGATGAAttgacaaggaaaaaaaactaaaaacatcAAAAGAAGAATTGCGAGAACCACTGACTCCATGGAGTAGGATGCGACGCCTACGCCAGGATGGGGACGGAGCTAGGACATAAATCTTCTAGACGACGCCATCTCCACCGTCAAGATGCCACCGCAAAGAACACACAAACCTAATCAGAAAATTGCAAAACTGATGCCAgacgttgatccgtggttcccCCGTGTCTCAACGCCGAAACGGCAGTcagagacgaggggaaccgcTGGAGATTGAAATTTGTTTCAACAAGGACGGCTAGGTCTTCTCTTGACAGTAGAACTTGATTAAGAAAACTGTTAGCAGCCCTGTTCCTCGTCCGACAACAAGTGCAATTGAAGCCCACAAGCCAGCCCAACCCCAAGGCCCAAGCGAGTCGGCAAGCCCAACACGCGTTACTTCGGCAGCGACAGGAGAATCTCCGCCGGCCAGTATTTAAGTAGCTGTCCTTCGTCCCTGATAGTTCATCTGTTTAGATCACGGCTTTGAAACTTGGCGATGGCCTTGTTCCAACtgcctttttccttttattcttGTATCAGATCTGGCTTGTAGTTCTCAAACTCGATCGAATCCATCAAAAACGGTGAAATGATGGCAAAGTTTTAAGagacaaacatgcaattggAAAGACCAAAAACCATGCTGCAGttaaaaaacagaagaatttCCATTAAAAGTGTGTGCAAAAACGCCATTATTGTGATAACCATCTTGAGTCTGCAGTCTCTTGTGGGAGGCCTTCAGCTCATAAGGCAGCCATGTGCAACTTTACTTCCTTGTGACTTCTCGTCATGGTTCTTCAATCTTGAGACAGGTACGATGCTAATCTGTGTTTACAGGATGCTGAAACCTTAGAGGAAAAGTTGGAGGCCCCGGCTTCACCGTTATACTGATGTCCAAAATCCAAATGTTTGCATCTTGAGCAAACAACTTCCTGTATTTTGTTATGTTTGCTACGCTTCCTTTGTGGATCATGTGAGGATACTTGGAGTTGTGTACACAAACACACCCCTGAGGTTGTGAGATGCGGTGATCGCTAACAGAAAGTTGAGGGTTGACCTTCAGGTGCGGTGATCGCTAACAGAAAGTTGAGGGTTGCTCCTTCAGATGTATTGAGGACCTTGTTCTTCAAATCGCTTTGTGTCCTGGCGTCTTTGTGTCCTGTAGAAGGGCGTGTTAGGTAGCCTGCGTGCTAGCAATGCCTCTTGACCCCTATGTGAGTTTTACTGATTAATGATAAAATAACTAAGGGTCTTATATGTGCATCAGGTGTGAATGTATCTTTAATCTACAGGCAAAGGTTAGACGATATCGAAAACGTCGAGGAAAGACTGCTCGAAGTAATGAAGATTGATGATAAATATTTACCGATTTGAGTAGTTTAACAAATAAGACATATCCATGCCCGTCGAAGCTAGTGAACTTGCTAATGCTCAGTTTAGGAACAAGTTTTCAGTCTAAAGAGGCGTTCAAAAACTCTTCAGTCCTATGTAACTTTGTAgtacagaaacaaaactgTGACTTTGTAGTAGTATTACATACAGGTAACAAAAAACTATACATCACACCAGCGCTGAATCTTGCTAAGACTGCAAGCAGGCTTATGACCTAAAATATTACATACATGGAGCCATTTGGTAAAACGACCGGATCACCGGACACAATACTCTCTAAATGCTAATGTTAAACAATAAATGCACCAACCCTGTACAAGTCTAGTGCCCTCCCTCTCCTACTAACTACCTACTATCTTTCAAACAATTCCATGATAATCTGTTCCAGTTGCCTATCAGTATACACTGGTTTCTGAGATTTGGCAGGCCACATAACCTTAAACCGAGAAGGCCAGCGTGGACTTGGATTTGCCAGCAGCGCCTTGAAGAAGTTCCCATACTTTGGAACAATTAATTTCACAATCTCTTTTCGCATTTCCATTTTAAGCTCAGTTCGGACCTTCCATGTCATCTGGCGATCACAGATACTGAAAAATTCTTCAGTGAACTTATCCAAAGATGCACGGCGCAGCTTCTTCAGATATTCTCCATCCAAATATATCAGAAGTGCAACCCAACATTCATCCAGGTAGCTCTTAATGTATTGCCTGATCAGTGAATCAAAATTACCCACTACATTAGGAAGGAGTAATCCTGGACGGCACTTCtcttgaaaaacaaaatatatgttATTCAAGATGAATATGTACCTTTGTCCCTTTTCTACAAACATTATTTCTGCACTTTCCTTGAGTTTGGATAACCAATAATTAAACATGTCAAAGCATGGATCAGTGTTGTAACCTCCAGATTCAAGTATTGGCTGCACCATATCTCTGTTACGACGGAAAAAATCCAAGACTTGTATGAGAACATCAGTTGCAGGATGAATGGTAGATTCATTGCTTCCATGGATGTCATTTGAAGTTCCCAGAATAACTCCTTCAAAAGCATTGACCATCTTATTAGCAATACCAGCAATCTCACCAGATCTGTTGAAATGCAAATCTTGTATATTGAATAGGACATCAACAATTGCGTCAAAAACAGTCAGCTGCTGCGAAATATGACCATCGGACCATCTTGCATCACTGAATGAACATGCGACAACTAGGAGCTGCTGCAGACATTGCCCGGCAACCTCAGCAAAGCATTCTTCTTTTAGTTCTTCACATGATTCCCAATTCTGCTCATATATTTCTTGCTTACTTAAATGAACAAGTTTGGTGGTAGTTTTGAGCTTTGTGACCCAAATCATCGTTGACTCATTAGTCAACTCACAAGGACCTGTAAAGGTATCTGTGCCTGCCTTTAGGATCCAAGGGTTCTCAAGTACATCAGACAATCTGTAACATGGACAAAATTCAAACTTGAGAATATGAAAGAAAATGCATGAAAGTTTTCTGAAAGTTTCATATAAATCATAAAGCATTGAAGAGACTTGTCTTCACCAAAACATCAATCCAAATTGCATGAAATATCTAAAGGAACTACGTAATGTAGAAACAGATAAAACTCGCTTAATTAGCAGAACTTCATACTCTAGAATTCCAATAATGTATGTTCTCATGATGTTTGCAGCAAAGCATAGTAAAATAATTGAAATGAAAGCATTTGGAATCTATTGGAACTATTGTGTTTACACCACTGTGAAGGGAACCTATCCCAGGCCCCACTACTAGTTTATCTTATATGCCATAACTGttgcaagtaaaaaaaatcttacaaTTCTTGCTTGCAATTTTTCTTGAATGCGGCGTTGAAATGTGTGCCATTTTGTATAGAAGAATGCCAAGAAGGCGCAAGGTTTACAACTCAACCAACTAAGGCCaaatgaaaaaggaaacaaaaacaaaaggactTGAGCTAACaaccagaaagaaaataataaaaataaagaactACCATACTGGTGCTGCCGCTGCTAGACAGGAGGTCTCTTGTCGACTGGCAGGCTTCCGTTGATCCATCTCCAGCAGAATTCCTTTGACAAGAGCATGGCAGCTCGGTTGTGCCCCATCACGATAACAGGGCATTGCGGAGGCGCCAGAGAGTCAGAGACGCCGCATCATAAGGATGATGAGCGAAACACAACATGGTGCCTGACACGGTGGCACCTCCGTGCTCAGCCACAGCCTAGAGCCAAAGCACTAGCTGATCATCAGCTTGGGGAGCAGATGCCTGCCCGTCGAAGTTCCTCGACACCTCGAACCACACCTGTCGTGCAAATACACAGCCAGTGAGGAGATGTGAAATCGTCTCATCCGCTTGCTTCCAGAGGGGGCAGACAGCTGAGTGTTGCAGCCCTCGACTCGCAAGTCTGTCGGCAGTTCAGCAGCGATTTGCCACAGCTAGCTAGGCAAAAATCTTGCACTTAATAGGCGCCCAGCAGTCCGAAGTTTGCCTCCAAAGCGGCGATTATTTCAACCCTGCCCGCAAAGAAATCCGCGTAGGCCGATTACACACGTGAGGCCGTCGACCTCAGGACTAACTGGTCTTGCACCTCTGCCGCCAACTGCATGCCACTCATAACTTCAATGAGGTTGAGAAATTCCAGGATACCTTGGATGTCGAGGGCTCCCGGGATGCTGCACACCCGGCACCCCTGCTCCAGGGCCTCACAAACTGTTTGCTTGTTCTCCGCATGCTTACTTAGCACGGCAAGAATTGCCGGCGCCAACTCGGCAAAAGACTTCCCATCAATCCACCTATCCAGCCAAAAACTGGCACGGTTGCCATTTCTAACCTAACCACCACCTTCCATGTAACATGGCTGTGACatgcctgctgctgccgacCTTGAAACGAGCCCATGGCTTGCTGGGACAGGCATGCCGCAGGGACAGCCATCGGATACGCAATACCCAATCTCTCATTCCCAACCCGCCCACCTCCACAGGACAGCAGACATCTCACTGCCCTTCCAGAAGAAATTCTGGCACTTCTTGTGATGGCTTCTGTCACCCATTTTGGCAGGTCAACCTCCAGGAGGGTATGGATTGGTGCCGCAGACATCATAGTTTACGGCTTCAGCATTACATGGTGTCCTCCCTTTGTGAGCAACCTGGACTTCCATCCTGCAAGCTTATTGGCGAGCTTGTCCAAAATGGGCAGGAAGTCACAGCGCCGAAGCTACCAGATCGACAGAGGGGTCCCCAGGTACGTAATTAGGAACTCCTTGACCGGGCAAGCAAGGTGATTGGCTATAATTTACGCTCCTCAGGGCCAGAGCGAATAGGTGTCGCCGAGCACTTCAAGAGGATGGTTCGCAGCCCGGATGCCATCACGAACATGTCCAACAGCTGTAGCATGGTAGCACAATCGTCCTAGGTTCTTCATGGTAGCCACTTCCTATTGAGTACTGTTCGACAAAATTATAACCCCTTTATCTCCTTATAGCTACAGCTTGCAGACGGACAATTGGTTTAAAGTAGGACCTAGCTTAACAGTTACAACTCTGCTTCTTGGTTTGAAATGCCTCAATCTTTGGATCATTGCCACAGATTTTAAAAGAAATTTGGCTTGGAAAACCTGACACTGAGGATAATGCCTGATTGTCTGCAGTGTTCTAACTTCTAAGTGGCATCATCATGAAATAATGATAAATACGTATATtttcctttatttttatttagtaTGATCGTTGTTCAGAATGAAACTGTTGTTATCAAGTTCCTAAAGGTTTATGCCACACCATAGAAGGTATGACATGTGGGATCATGCATCAGGGATGCGGGTCCAGTTGGCTGTGGGGGAGCATTATAGGTGTGATCCAGGTTATAAGGCAACATGCCCTGTATGTTTGATCTATCAAATGAAATCAATTGACTATGCTTCTACAGTTCTACCCctattcttcttcctcctttaACCCCCAAACTATGTGCTTCTTCAACCCATGGTCTTTGCTTCTTATATCCAGAATCCTTGCTGTCTTGAGTGTATCATTGTATTCCCAACCCAATCAAAAAATTGGGATTCAACAGTTTAAACTAAGATCATTTCGATAagcatattttgttttatgcATAATGAGTTACAAATTGTGCAAAGTAAAAGGTTGCCCTTATCACAATGAGTTACAAATTGTGCAAAAGTAAAAGGTTGTGCAAAAGAGTCAAGACACCTACTTATTCATAATGAGTTACAAATTGTGCAAAAGTAAAAGGTTGCCCTTATCACAAGATTTTGAATGTAGAAGCAGAAAATGGTATTACCTCTGTTCCTAAGAAGGGACAGAGGTAGTAGTTAGCTAACTAAAACCATGCTATGAAAAAGCGGTATTGGGTGTATCAAACTAGCAGCGAGTCAAGACCTAACAAAACAATTGAAATGAAAAGTGTTGGCGGAGACGCAATGAGATTGTTTGTCACTAGATGGATACCATGTGTACGGAATATCAAGTAAGAAAAGCTCCGGGTGATCACACAGGTAACTGCTGGACTGTCATGGCAAACAGAAGTTTCTTCCTCGCTCTTCTCTCCCACCTCTGGCTCTCTTACTCGGATCCCCTTTGTTGCTGCCAATAGTATCCAAGCAACCAATATTCCTGTGTGGTTTCATTTTTCAGTGATTACTGAATTGGGTTCGTGCTCTAGAGCAGCAAGCCAAGAACTACCCTACAAGAAAAGACGCAATAGGCAACTAAGCACAGCATGGTCGCACTACCAAGCACTCTATCATACTTCATGGCTCTTGGGCATCCTCCATTGCATGCCTTCTTCGCAGATGGTGAAGAGAACAACCTGGGTCATTCTCCTTTCGCTATTGAACATGCgtttgttccttttctttccaaaTCATACAGTAGCGTGAATCATCACCATGGGTCGGAGCCCTTTTGCAAGGGGTGTTGGAGATCACATTAGGGAATAGAAGGATTGCAAGTTCTTGGCATTTTAGATGGCTCCATGCCCAATAGACGAAAGATTTAATACCAAATTTGTTGAAAACAGGCATAGAAATAATAGGACAGTAATATCCGAAGAGGTCTCGAAGTGTGCTGAGTCCTAAGATAAACAGACACTACAGAGTGATCTGATGAGTCTGTGTCCCTCTGGTTTTAAATTGCCCAAACCCTGTGTGAACCAAGGAGCTCAAGATGTGATTACTTGGAACTGGTCACTATATAGCTAATACAGTACTCTGTAGCGCACATATAAAACTCAGCCATCAGTTTGAAATAAATGCATTATTTATTTGGATGGTTGATGCCACAAAGCAGGAGCTGGACATGGCAGTTTCCCCTACATTGAACTGCAACATTTGCAAGAGCAGTGTGGATGCAATATTTGGACAGGAAGAATACGAGCAGTTGAATTTATTGTGGCACTCGTTTATCAATCAAATGATTGCAATCGGAAGAAGCCAAAGCACGCATAGAAAACTGAACTGCAGCGCAACCGTTGGAATTGGGGATGGCAATCATACAACGGACTAGCGGATCATTAATTGATTACGGAACCAAATCGAACGGAAaggagggaggaaggaaggattTGTGATGGGCACATACCTGTAGAGGCCGTCGTCTTCCAGAGCATCCCTGACGGCGCTCCACCGCAGGGTTGGATCGGGCAGCCGCCGAACCAGTTCTCGGAGCCGCTCCGTggagccggagacgaagagCCGGGCGTCCCCTACTTGGAGCGACTGGATCGGTGGATACCAGAGGTGTTGATCGGTAGGGTGGCcgctttcgtcgtcgtcgtcgtcgccgctcAAGTCGGATTGGCGCGGACCGAGGGAGGGGATCGGACGGGCCCCACGGGTGATGGCGGCGCGAATGGCGGCGGTGACCGCGTCCACCTGGGTGAGGTCCAAGAAGCtcggaatgcggccgggtggAGTCTGCCGGATCTGATGGGCTCCGTCCACCGGAGGGCGGCGGAGAGTGAGGGCGAGGCTGTAGAAAGACCGCATCGGGCCAGCCGCCTCGAGGGATTCTTTGGGGCCTTTCACCTTTGggggagaaggaaggaaggaaggaaggaagtgGGCGAGGCTTATGAGGAGGCCGTGGCCGGTGTTGGTTGAAGTAGGGGCTGCTGCTGGGTTTTATCGCTCACTCCACGAAGCAAATACCAGATGTAGTACCGATCTGAACACCATTTTCTCCCTGCCGCTCTTCAGAAAACGACCGGTCAAACCTTGGTCCGCAACGTTACGGATTTGGGGCCTGTGGTCAGAGGCCTGAACGATATGCCTTGTAAAAGTCTGTAGCCGTGATATTTTAAATTTGTAGCCTGATAAGACAAGTTCAGAAACGGTTGTTTCAAATAAAGCTGCATGACGTACTGTACCTTTATTCCAATCCATGCGCTTTTAGATACGGTCAGCAACCAAATGCAAACAAACATGCCAGCTTCCTAGTCGGCTGAGCTCCAGGACGGGCCTTCTCATCTTTTAACTCCTATAAAAGAACcatttggtggtgatggtacgtcACACTTTCTCTATCACTTACATGTGGGACCCGCGTTACCGTGTGGCCTATGCGTACCGCTTCCATCAGGGCATTTTTAATAGGAGGTATCAAGGAGGTACTAGTCTTACGTGGAGGAGAGAGCTGCAAAAAAATAGTATTAGTTACTTACAGAGGTAACAGCTTGTGCACGAGTACCAAGAATGAATAGAGCATGACACGTGGACCCAccaggagaaagaagaaaataaaaaaagagaaaaaggagagagaaggCATGAGATGAAAATTAGTACCGGCTTTTTGTCGAAGATGCCCTTCTACTTACTCCGTCCCAATACGTGAGACACGCACGTGTTCCAAGATCGTCAATTTAActatcaaaatataaattatatgacgtaaaaaatatatcattagaaagttcatTTGattacgaatctaatgattttttataaaatacaCTTATATTTTGCTAgataaatttgaaattttggaatGCCTGTTTgccacggagggagtataaaataaCCATTTAGTGGTGGCGGGACGTCGTACCTTCTCTGTCACTTGCATGTGGGATCCGCGTTACCGTGTGGCCTGTGGGTTCCGCTTCCATCAGGgtttctccctctcctctgtcTCCCATGCCTTCCACTCCCCTGCGCAGTCGCCGGCCGCCCCTCACCGAGCCTCCCTCTGCCCTAGCCAACCCAGCACGCGCCTGCCTCCACCCTAGCCTTCCCTCGCcgcgcctccctcctctcatCAGTATAAGGCTACGGCTGGCCCGCCACAAACCAAATCCTCCAGGCGCCGGCCAAGGAGGAGTGGCGAGCGAGGAGGGGAGAAAGGAgatcgacggcgccggcgattTTCCGTGCGGTAGGTGCGGACGGAGCAGGCTCGGGCTCGCTGCCCCTCTCCGGGCGGAACTCAGAAGACGACCAGCCATGGAGCTGTCTCACGGTCTCACCTCCACCACCGGCGCAAGTGAGTTCGccgctgccacctccacctcctccgcgcgGTGAAAGGTGAGTTCCTTTGCTTGGCTTCCCTACTATTGCTAGCATGCTATCTATGCTTCTATCTAGATATCTTTTGTCACACCAAATCCTTGATAAATTTCCAATACCAATAGAAAGGTGAGATCGAAACTCCCAGGAACAGGTCCACACGATTTAGGAAGTGCAGAGGGTATGTCCCAATAATTGGTTGCTAATCTTAACAGTCTTACCAAATCCTTGATCGTATGATTAAACACCTCCACACGATTTAATTAGGAAGTGCAGAGGGAATGTGTATGTCCCAGCAATTGGTTGCTAATCTTAACAGTATGACCAAATGTGCAAAAATAATACTTTAGCCTGATGGAGTTCATATATCTCAAGGTTGCAAGCAGGAGGCCTTTATCCAAATATTCTCAAGTTCTGCCATGTCCTTCTTAGTGCTGTGTGTTTTGGCCTAAAGAACAATTTGCTGCAGCTTATCATTCTCGACCAAcatttctctcttctctgttCTATGCCTTGGGTTGCACAACAGCATCACACAAATACCAGTCGAATCATTCAAAATTTGCATGTTCGTATTGTTGTACGAGTGATAAAACCATAATCTATAACacgaaagaaaataaaagttgGAATCAAAAAAATCTGACCAAGACAGAACGAAAAGGCATCCAAGAACTTATCGATGTTAAGGTTGCAAGCAGGACGCAACCGTTGCTGGTGacagaacaaggagaaaaggagcATGTAAAGGAAATTACCAGCCAAAATCGTGTTGTTGGTTCTTCAGTTAGCAGGCTTTCCAGTAGCAACAGGGTTAAATGATTTGTATGGcccgtgtaaaaaaaaaaagagaacgtCTTATCTCCAACTTAAGAGAGAACTGCAATGGTGTTCTAAATTCAAGTAAGAATGAGCAAATAATAGCTATAGGGAGTGAGAGCATCAGTTTCAATACTATCAATTAATAGAACAGACATGATCCAACAACATCACCTTTTTGGCACTCGCATGTATATATGAGTGCTACTACAGAAAAGTGCAGTACTCGCACATAATAAAAAGAACTAAAATATGATCCTGATTCGGATCAAAACATTATGTCAAGCATGTTGTCCCAGGTCTGCAATATTGGTAATCCCAGCAAAATTCAGTTCTTTTTTATGAACAATTCAGTTTACTGATTTCAGATAAAGGCCTTTTAGCTGTTAGAAATGACACAACAAAAAACTTTGATCGTAAagctccaaaagaaaaaaaaaaggaaaagaactTACTGATATTTATCCATATGCACACCAAGGTCAGTACAGTCAACTTTGTTCTGTCATTAGCATTTTTTTGAACCTAAGAGTGGTGTTTTTTACTGTGCGTTATAATACTtgaaaatttgttttttcagtaTATAACATGTTTCATGTCTTATTCGGGAtaacttctttttcttgcagAAGCACTGCCTGCATATTGGCATGTCCATTTCTCCTTGGTGACTTATGAAGGCAGGTAAAGTCAAGGTTAGGGACAAGGAGTTAGAACAGCAACTAGGCTTTACAAACTAGCCATACAGTTGGTTACATTGTATCTTGTAGTTGGTTACATTTGCTATTTTGGTACACTGTATTGGCAATGGTGTCTACCTCCTGTCTGTACTTTCTTCATATATACATTTCGAATCGTGCAATTTGTTATATGTTATATTTTGTATGCCTATTCACTTAAAGTTTCTTCAAGCATGATTCACTGAATTTGAGTATGTAGGTTTACTGGAGGTCTAAGAAGATGGAGCTAAGTTTATTTCTGGCACTGAAGTGCCAAAGGGAAGAAGGATTACCAGATTATGACAAATCATGTGAGTTTTATAATTGCATATGTACTGACATATGAGAATTATACTTGCATAGGTACTGGTATTGGTTAATCTGCCCCTCTCAAGAAGGTATTgttttctcctttcctcttcTGTAACGTTGACATATTCGTTTCTAATTTGTAGCTGTATCACGATTACTTCTCATTTTGATTAATGACATTAAAAATGCAAATCAGTTAGGTATGCACAACAGCCTTTTCTCTTGTCTCCTCAAGCTGTTCCTGTGCAAAGTCTTACCCCAACACTTTACTAAAGATAAGTAGGTGATGACAGGTCTGTAATGCTGTATCCCACACACACATACCCA contains:
- the LOC100826506 gene encoding uncharacterized protein LOC100826506 isoform X1, producing the protein MRSFYSLALTLRRPPVDGAHQIRQTPPGRIPSFLDLTQVDAVTAAIRAAITRGARPIPSLGPRQSDLSGDDDDDESGHPTDQHLWYPPIQSLQVGDARLFVSGSTERLRELVRRLPDPTLRWSAVRDALEDDGLYRLSDVLENPWILKAGTDTFTGPCELTNESTMIWVTKLKTTTKLVHLSKQEIYEQNWESCEELKEECFAEVAGQCLQQLLVVACSFSDARWSDGHISQQLTVFDAIVDVLFNIQDLHFNRSGEIAGIANKMVNAFEGVILGTSNDIHGSNESTIHPATDVLIQVLDFFRRNRDMVQPILESGGYNTDPCFDMFNYWLSKLKESAEIMFVEKGQRYIFILNNIYFVFQEKCRPGLLLPNVVGNFDSLIRQYIKSYLDECWVALLIYLDGEYLKKLRRASLDKFTEEFFSICDRQMTWKVRTELKMEMRKEIVKLIVPKYGNFFKALLANPSPRWPSRFKVMWPAKSQKPVYTDRQLEQIIMELFER
- the LOC100826506 gene encoding uncharacterized protein LOC100826506 isoform X2, with product MRSFYSLALTLRRPPVDGAHQIRQTPPGRIPSFLDLTQVDAVTAAIRAAITRGARPIPSLGPRQSDLSGDDDDDESGHPTDQHLWYPPIQSLQVGDARLFVSGSTERLRELVRRLPDPTLRWSAVRDALEDDGLYRLSDVLENPWILKAGTDTFTGPCELTNESTMIWVTKLKTTTKLVHLSKQEIYEQNWESCEELKEECFAEVAGQCLQQLLVVACSFSDARWSDGHISQQLTVFDAIVDVLFNIQDLHFNRSGEIAGIANKMVNAFEGVILGTSNDIHGSNESTIHPATDVLIQVLDFFRRNRDMVQPILESGGYNTDPCFDMFNYWLSKLKESAEIMFVEKGQRQYIKSYLDECWVALLIYLDGEYLKKLRRASLDKFTEEFFSICDRQMTWKVRTELKMEMRKEIVKLIVPKYGNFFKALLANPSPRWPSRFKVMWPAKSQKPVYTDRQLEQIIMELFER